A genomic window from Bradyrhizobium lupini includes:
- a CDS encoding division plane positioning ATPase MipZ, whose product MLVQASQGQSGSAHVVVLGNEKGGSGKSTTALHIAVALLKAGQRVATIDLDCRQQSFTHYIDNRSAWARRTKLDLELPLHRCIKLGETMQVAENENSEFLQFMEAVSAVESSFDFIVIDTPGTDSYLMRLAHSMADTLVTPINDSFLDFDVLGTVDPANYAVTGESHYAEMVRDVRRKRRQLDGATTDWIVVRNRLSMLGSRNKQLVADGLKDLSLRLGFRYVDGFAERVVYREFFPRGLTALDEIDEATLGMRPNLGHLTAREEVTSLLRQLKLPLDERGRRRAANRAEWFNQVDKPLEVHDILGA is encoded by the coding sequence ATGCTTGTGCAAGCTAGCCAAGGCCAGTCCGGCTCGGCGCATGTGGTCGTGCTCGGCAACGAGAAAGGCGGCTCCGGCAAGTCGACTACCGCCCTGCACATCGCAGTCGCGCTTCTCAAAGCCGGCCAGCGCGTCGCCACCATCGACCTCGACTGCCGTCAGCAGAGCTTTACTCACTACATCGACAACCGTTCCGCCTGGGCGCGCCGAACCAAGCTCGACCTCGAACTGCCGTTGCATCGCTGCATCAAGCTTGGCGAAACGATGCAGGTTGCCGAGAACGAGAATTCGGAGTTCCTTCAGTTCATGGAGGCGGTCTCGGCGGTCGAGAGCAGCTTCGACTTCATCGTCATCGATACGCCCGGCACCGACAGCTACCTGATGCGGCTTGCGCACTCGATGGCCGACACGCTGGTGACCCCGATCAATGACAGCTTCCTCGATTTCGATGTGCTCGGCACTGTCGATCCCGCCAATTACGCGGTGACAGGCGAGAGCCACTACGCGGAGATGGTGCGGGATGTCAGGCGCAAGCGCCGCCAGCTCGACGGTGCGACCACCGACTGGATCGTGGTGCGCAACCGCCTGTCGATGCTCGGCTCCCGCAACAAGCAGCTCGTTGCCGATGGGTTGAAGGATTTGTCGCTGCGGCTCGGCTTCCGCTACGTCGACGGCTTCGCCGAACGGGTCGTCTATCGCGAGTTCTTCCCGCGCGGTCTGACCGCGCTGGACGAGATCGACGAGGCCACGCTCGGCATGCGGCCAAATCTCGGCCATCTCACCGCACGGGAGGAGGTGACGAGCCTGCTCCGCCAGCTCAAGCTTCCGCTCGACGAGCGCGGACGTCGCCGCGCGGCCAATCGCGCCGAGTGGTTCAACCAGGTCGACAAGCCGCTCGAGGTCCACGACATCCTCGGCGCTTGA
- a CDS encoding alpha/beta fold hydrolase yields the protein MKRGIAVLVSVSALCGVAYFTASKWAIRHETITFYDASRDNRAVPVDIAIRRDKEMQANAGMITMPVAVINHGNTVKNTEYGFLANIFAARGYLVVSPQHDLPTDPPMVTKPGEIYVGRLPQILRGVANIHLAMQEMKKVQPNADYEKVTMVGHSMGGDITMYFAKQYPDEVKKVVTLDNLRVPFVTAGKFKILSFRSTDPQFKADAGVIPTDEECEKAGIQVVKTEFQHNDMRDTGPDAAKNSIQGMLDKFLSATDSEVAPVDTQSSPPKILEPGPVALMAPAKS from the coding sequence ATGAAGCGTGGAATTGCCGTTCTGGTTTCGGTCAGTGCCCTCTGTGGCGTCGCCTATTTCACGGCGAGCAAGTGGGCAATCAGGCACGAGACCATCACCTTCTACGATGCCTCGCGCGACAACCGTGCGGTGCCCGTCGATATCGCGATCCGTCGTGACAAGGAAATGCAGGCCAATGCCGGCATGATCACGATGCCGGTCGCCGTGATCAACCACGGCAACACCGTCAAGAACACCGAGTACGGCTTCCTCGCCAACATTTTCGCCGCGCGCGGCTACCTCGTCGTCAGCCCGCAGCATGATTTGCCGACCGATCCACCGATGGTGACCAAGCCCGGCGAGATCTATGTCGGCCGGCTGCCGCAGATCCTGCGCGGCGTCGCCAACATCCATCTCGCCATGCAGGAGATGAAGAAGGTTCAGCCCAACGCCGACTACGAAAAGGTGACGATGGTCGGCCACTCCATGGGCGGCGACATCACGATGTATTTCGCCAAGCAGTATCCGGATGAGGTCAAGAAGGTCGTCACACTCGACAATCTTCGCGTGCCCTTCGTCACCGCCGGGAAGTTCAAGATCCTGTCGTTCCGCTCCACCGATCCGCAGTTCAAGGCCGATGCGGGTGTGATCCCGACCGACGAAGAATGCGAGAAGGCCGGCATCCAGGTCGTGAAGACCGAATTCCAGCACAACGACATGCGCGACACCGGTCCGGATGCTGCCAAGAACTCGATCCAGGGCATGCTCGACAAGTTCCTGAGCGCGACCGACAGTGAAGTGGCGCCGGTCGACACGCAATCGTCCCCGCCCAAGATTCTAGAGCCCGGGCCGGTCGCTTTGATGGCGCCCGCCAAGAGCTGA